The following proteins are encoded in a genomic region of Amyelois transitella isolate CPQ chromosome 14, ilAmyTran1.1, whole genome shotgun sequence:
- the LOC106129035 gene encoding uncharacterized protein LOC106129035, whose product MAHKSAISNDPAFQRTKLIAQIGQFKGQLTRAQKFAMEQQEQVLVDCESIELRIKGLQDSLVSYRNHKLSLQLLDDKIDDSNFEEDDLEELCLFTISSMKKILNSAKGPENHNSTIFKDTTPEYSAMTRKLPQLEIPYYDGKDVVQYKTFMDMFMAVIGGDTNLAPIQKLFYLRKYLKGDALMLVEGLPLVNSSYDDALRLLNNRYDNKCILVTHHINKLLDIQAISKGTAQNLRQFVSSARQLLGALNGLGQKTEHWDMIVITILMRKLDSYSCRAYFTDRNQDALPTLDDFFKFVEKRALSFEESQHSEASNCYIWCQEFQFSRHAMPG is encoded by the exons atggcGCATAAATCTGCGATTTCAAATGATCCAGCATTCCAGAGAACCAAACTAATAGCCCAAATTGGACAATTTAAAGGGCAGCTAACAAGGGCGCAAAAATTCGCCATGGAACAACAAGAACAAGTACTCGTCGATTGCGAATCCATCGAGCTACGAATTAAAGGTCTCCAAGATTCGCTGGTTTCTTATAGAAACCACAAATTGAGTTTGCAGCTTCTAGATGATAAAATTGACGACTCTAATTTTGAGGAGGATGACTTAGAAGAACTGTGCTTATTTACAATAAGCAGcatgaagaaaatattaaattctgCGAAGGGGCCTGAAAACCACAATAGCACGATTTTTAAGGATACCACGCCGGAGTATAGCGCCATGACCAGGAAGTTACCTCAGCTTGAAATACCATACTACGATGGAAAGGATGTGGTGCAGTACAAAACCTTCATGGATATGTTTATGGCAGTAATCGGTGGTGATACTAACCTTGCTCCTATACAAAAGCTATtctatttaagaaaatatttgaagggAGATGCGCTAATGCTGGTTGAAGGTCTACCTCTAGTAAATAGCTCTTATGATGATGCATTAAGGTTGCTAAATAATAGATATGacaataaatgtattctaGTAACTCATCATATTAATAAGCTGCTAGACATACAAGCAATCTCTAAAGGTACTGCGCAGAACTTAAGACAGTTTGTTTCATCAGCTCGTCAACTACTAGGAGCTTTAAATGGGCTTGGTCAAAAGACGGAGCATTGGGACATGATAGTTATTACCATTTTAATGAGAAAGTTAGATTCTTATTCTTGCAGGGCTTACTTTACAGATAGAAACCAAGATGCCTTACCAACCTTGGATGATTTTTTCAAGTTTGTGGAGAAGAGAGCTTTGAGTTTTGAAGAAAGTCAGCATTCAGAAG CTTCAAACTGTTACATATGGTGTCAGGAGTTCCAGTTTTCTCGCCACGCGATGCCTGGTTGA
- the LOC132902494 gene encoding piggyBac transposable element-derived protein 3-like, protein MKAFLGMNFVMSYHVLPTIRNYWSTDEDMSVPFVANVMPRTKFEQIRQNLHFSDNDNNRQSNDRAYKIRPVMQHFNLCFQAAMNNSKRQSIDEHMIKFKGHNIMKQYIKNKPIKWGFKMWCRAESSTGYLYQFDLYTGKKTNTEVGLGESVVLNLSEQLKGLGCEVYFDIFFNSPALQHKLMIQNTKACGTVRTNRKNVPKSLPTDKSMQRGNIYAVSSNGITFTKWMDTKAVHMLTNFISPVQTITIKRRQAGTAQKINVTCPEVVMQYNKYMGGVDLMDQRKACYEVDRKAKIKYYLRLFFDMLDIAMNNAYLVYVKLHEAHRVEGPLLTSLEFRQHIARGLINNFTCRQRSRPTLVSSEKLRIGNKRNLPAHNMQKAEKMKRCVNCAKRRIENRTYNICVMCNVHLCYTSTRNCFAEYHN, encoded by the coding sequence ATGAAGGCGTTTTTGGGCATGAATTTTGTTATGAGTTACCATGTTTTGCCAACCATTAGAAATTACTGGTCAACTGATGAAGACATGAGTGTCCCGTTCGTCGCTAATGTTATGCCTAGAACTAAGTTTGAGCAAATTCGTCAAAATCTACACTTTagtgataatgataataacCGGCAATCAAACGATCGAGCATACAAAATTAGACCCGTTATGCAACACTTCAATTTATGTTTTCAAGCAGCAATGAATAACTCAAAAAGACAATCTATTGATGAGCACATGATCAAATTCAAAGGGCATAACATAATGAAACAGTACATCAAAAATAAGCCAATAAAATGGGGGTTCAAGATGTGGTGTCGAGCCGAGTCTTCAACAGGTTACTTGTACCAATTTGATCTGTACACGggcaaaaaaacaaacaccgAAGTCGGACTTGGCGAGTCTGTTGTTCTAAATCTATCGGAACAGCTAAAGGGTCTAGGTTGCGAAgtgtattttgatatttttttcaattcgccTGCTTTACAACATAAACTAATGATTCAGAATACAAAAGCATGTGGTACTGTtcgcacaaatagaaaaaacgTGCCCAAATCATTGCCGACGGATAAAAGTATGCAAAGAGGTAACATTTATGCTGTAAGTTCAAATGGAATTACATTTACCAAATGGATGGATACTAAAGCAGTTCACATGTTGACAAATTTTATATCCCCAGTGCAGACTATTACAATAAAGAGGAGGCAAGCAGGAACTGCCCAAAAAATAAACGTTACTTGTCCGGAGGTAGTTATGCAATATAACAAATACATGGGTGGTGTGGACCTCATGGACCAGCGCAAAGCCTGTTATGAAGTTGATCGAaaagcaaaaattaaatattatttgcgCCTATTTTTTGATATGCTAGATATTGCCATGAATAATGCGTACCTAGTCTACGTAAAGTTGCATGAAGCTCACCGAGTGGAAGGGCCACTTTTGACTAGTCTAGAGTTTCGCCAGCACATAGCACGGggtctaataaataattttacatgcaGGCAGCGATCTAGGCCAACTTTAGTGTCCTCTGAAAAGTTACGTATTGGCAACAAACGCAACTTACCAGCTCATAATATGCAAAAAGCTGAGAAAATGAAAAGGTGTGTCAACTGCGCTAAACGGCGCATAGAAAATAGgacatataatatatgtgtCATGTGCAATGTACACTTATGTTACACAAGTACCCGAAATTGTTTCGCGGAGTACCACaactaa